A window of the Oncorhynchus kisutch isolate 150728-3 linkage group LG12, Okis_V2, whole genome shotgun sequence genome harbors these coding sequences:
- the LOC109901115 gene encoding probable E3 ubiquitin-protein ligase HERC3 isoform X4, translating into MISWGEDCRNGFGLVKPDGLDTTKTDISCVNLIHLKSKIQALSAGNSVVAFIRNNGRLVSVARIQEDLDGRRFTGKLKSVTCKERIRALSCGDSHAVLLSEEGRVLCLDKANILSPLGNLCNRQVTQVACGDQHSILLTQDGQVFTWGQNTSGQLGLGWGEPRDMSMSRKPLKSLSGIPLVQITAGGDHSFALSLSGAVFGWGKNTAGQLGLGDTTNRCAPAPVVCLNLKKTVLISCGGEHTAVLTKGGVVFTFGSGHYGQLGHNSLRDELRPRVVGQLCGSKVTQIACGRHHTLAFVGPSNKMYSFGRGEQGQLGNGVKIDQSVPLPVQLPDQIDDQKIEHIFAGGNHSFALCSLGQESEERPNNLRSSVGKVTQQAIDEEIIDKWISECDSKSWKKGQKEITKMFSSASCLNGSFLDKSCDKHYQTSPKQSGLDYSLVQGAFRKLAKKGKVLTEVEAVVQHTLLRSLYEEPIGVEGLRVYLVLPELLRVLHKQHRRTDLTEAVAAAILRLHPDKLQVLGDCWSSLKPSVMTKHIGVWKKALSGILRNEHILRTRDTGIKHLLQVLGHLHRANQKSVETQTVPDSTFCMEEVHFNPIFLEEDVKLWRLWSKQDVDQTPAIFCRYPFLMNLQSKINVFNINAALTKNPPNNRQRTGMWPFDMFLVAAPAPFFELRLNRASLIEDTFHQLSVAYHSTFKRSLVVYFNEDVKLTDVYKRDFFLHLFDKLLVPESGMFMYNDTNTLAWFPAMPRVEEKHYFLFGVLCGMALYNNNMVHLPFPMAFFKKLVNINPSLEDLREFSPIEAGSLQYILDYPDDDVENMDMTFSVMWGDVAVELDPKETGKLVTSANKKEFVDTYVNYIFNQSVEVVFEEFRKGFFKVCDKDVVEFFQPEELRGVMVGKENFDWETLKQTLCMKESTMLGIPTSSHSGRCLRN; encoded by the exons ATGATTTCATGGGGAGAGGATTGTCGTAATGGCTTTGGTTTAGTGAAGCCGGATGGTTTAGATACGACCAAAACGGATATTAGTTGCGTTAATTTGATACACCTTAAATCTAAAATTCAGGCTCTGTCCGCAGGTAACAGTGTGGTTGCGTTTATCAGAAATAATGGGAGACTAGTGTCTGTCGCACGGATTCAAGAGGACCTAGATGGGAGAAGATTCACAGGGAAACTGA AGAGTGTGACATGTAAGGAGAGGATTCGGGCTCTGAGTTGTGGAGATTCTCATGCTGTTTTACTGTCTGAAGAGGGTCGGGTTCTCTGCTTGGACAAAGCCAACATTCTCAG CCCATTGGGTAACCTATGTAACCGACAGGTAACTCAGGTTGCATGTGGAGACCAGCATTCAATTTTACTAACTCAGG ATGGTCAGGTTTTCACATGGGGTCAGAACACCAGCGGTCAGCTGGGTTTGGGGTGGGGCGAGCCACGCGACATGTCCATGTCCCGCAAGCCCCTGAAGTCTCTATCAGGGATCCCCCTGGTTCAGATCACTGCAGGGGGAGACCACAGCTTCGCTCTGTCCCTTTCTGGAGCTGTGTTCGGCTGGGGCAAGAACACCGCCGGGCAACTGGGACTAGGGGACACAACAA ACAGATGTGCTCCAGCTCCTGTTGTTTGCCTGAATCTGAAGAAGACTGTTTTGATTTCATGTGGAGGAGAACATACTGCCGTTCTGACAAAG GGAGGTGTGGTGTTCACATTTGGTTCAGGCCACTATGGACAGCTTGGACACAACTCTCTCCGAGATGAACTACGACCTCGAGTGGTGGGGCAACTTTGTGGATCAAAGGTGACCCAGATAGCCTGTGGAAG ACACCACACATTAGCATTTGTGGGGCCCTCCAATAAGATGTACTCATTTGGGCGCGGAGAGCAAGGACAGCTGGGAAATGGAGTAAAGATTGATCAGTCTGTGCCCCTTCCAGTACAACTGCCAG ACCAGATTGATGACCAGAAAATTGAACACATTTTTGCTGGAGGAAACCATTCCTTTGCATTGTGCTCTCTTGGTCAG GAGTCTGAAGAAAGGCCTAACAATCTCAGGTCAAGTGTGGGCAAAGTGACACAACAAGCTATAGATGAAGAAATCATTGACAAATGGATCTCGGAATGTGATTCAAAGTCTTGGAAAAAAGGACAGAA GGAAATCACAAAAATGTTTTCTTCTGCATCGTGTTTAAATGGGAGCTTTCTTGATAAAAG TTGTGACAAACATTACCAAACCTCACCAAAACAGTCTGGCCTGGATTATTCACTCGTCCAAGGCGCATTCCGGAAGCTGGCGAAAAAGGGCAAAGTTTTGACTGAG GTTGAAGCTGTTGTCCAGCACACACTACTTCGCTCCCTGTATGAGGAGCCCATTGGAGTGGAGGGCTTGAGGGTCTACCTGGTTCTCCCTGAGCTCCTGAGGGTCCTTCACAAACAGCACAGAAGGACAGATCTCACCGAAGCCGTTGCTGCTGCTATCCTCAGACTGCACCCCGACAAGCTGCAGGTCCTCG GTGACTGCTGGTCCTCATTGAAGCCGTCTGTCATGACCAAGCACATTGGGGTGTGGAAGAAGGCCCTGTCGGGGATTCTGAGGAATGAACATATTCTACGCACTCGTGATACTGGGATCAAGCACCTGCTCCAGGTCCTCGGCCATCTCCACAGA GCAAACCAGAAATCCGTAGAGACCCAGACTGTTCCAGACAGTACCTTTTGTATGGAGGAGGTTCACTTCAATCCCATATTTCTAGAGGAGGATGTAAAGCTTTGGCGTTTATGGTCAAAGCAG GATGTGGATCAGACACCTGCCATCTTTTGTCGTTACCCATTCTTGATGAATCTGCAGAGCAAGATAAACGTTTTTAACATCAACGCCGCACTCACAAAG AATCCCCCTAACAATCGCCAAAGGACTGGCATGTGGCCTTTTGACATGTTCCTCGTGGCGGCGCCTGCTCCGTTCTTTGAGCTGAGGCTGAATAGAGCATCACTCATCGAAGACACTTTCCATCAACTGAGTGTAGCGTATCACAGTACCTTCAAGAGGTCCCTTGTG GTGTATTTCAACGAGGATGTGAAGCTGACAGATGTCTACAAAAGGGACTTCTTTCTCCATTTGTTTGATAAGCTGTTGGTACCCGAGTCTGGGATGTTCATGTACAACGACACCAATACGCTGGCCTGGTTCCCTGCAATG CCTAGAGTGGAGGAGAAGCATTATTTCCTGTTTGGGGTTCTGTGTGGGATGGCCCTGTACAACAACAACATGGTGCACCTCCCCTTCCCCATGGCCTTCTTCAAGAAGCTGGTGAACATCAATCCCTCTTTAGAGGACCTGAGAGAGTTTAGCCCCATTGAAGCAGG GAGTTTGCAGTACATCTTGGATTACCCTGATGATGATGTTGAAAACATGGACATGACTTTCTCA GTGATGTGGGGTGATGTAGCGGTGGAACTTGATCCCAAAGAAACTGGAAAACTCGTCACAAGTGCCAACAA GAAGGAGTTTGTTGACACCTATGTGAACTACATCTTCAACCAGTCAGTAGAGGTGGTGTTTGAAGAGTTCAGGAAAGGCTTCTTCAAGGTGTGTGACAAGGACGTGGTGGAGTTCTTCCAGCCAGAGGAACTGAGGGGAGTGATGGTGGGGAAGGAGAATTTCGACTGGGAAACACTGAAACAG ACTCTGTGTATGAAGGAGAGTACCATGCTGGGCATCCCAACATCGTCACATTCTGGGAGGTGTTTGAGGAACTGA
- the LOC109901115 gene encoding probable E3 ubiquitin-protein ligase HERC3 isoform X5, translated as MTQHKVDVSASSTEMHLGRYRLGGNSVVAFIRNNGRLVSVARIQEDLDGRRFTGKLKSVTCKERIRALSCGDSHAVLLSEEGRVLCLDKANILSPLGNLCNRQVTQVACGDQHSILLTQDGQVFTWGQNTSGQLGLGWGEPRDMSMSRKPLKSLSGIPLVQITAGGDHSFALSLSGAVFGWGKNTAGQLGLGDTTNRCAPAPVVCLNLKKTVLISCGGEHTAVLTKGGVVFTFGSGHYGQLGHNSLRDELRPRVVGQLCGSKVTQIACGRHHTLAFVGPSNKMYSFGRGEQGQLGNGVKIDQSVPLPVQLPDQIDDQKIEHIFAGGNHSFALCSLGQESEERPNNLRSSVGKVTQQAIDEEIIDKWISECDSKSWKKGQKEITKMFSSASCLNGSFLDKSCDKHYQTSPKQSGLDYSLVQGAFRKLAKKGKVLTEVEAVVQHTLLRSLYEEPIGVEGLRVYLVLPELLRVLHKQHRRTDLTEAVAAAILRLHPDKLQVLGDCWSSLKPSVMTKHIGVWKKALSGILRNEHILRTRDTGIKHLLQVLGHLHRANQKSVETQTVPDSTFCMEEVHFNPIFLEEDVKLWRLWSKQDVDQTPAIFCRYPFLMNLQSKINVFNINAALTKNPPNNRQRTGMWPFDMFLVAAPAPFFELRLNRASLIEDTFHQLSVAYHSTFKRSLVVYFNEDVKLTDVYKRDFFLHLFDKLLVPESGMFMYNDTNTLAWFPAMPRVEEKHYFLFGVLCGMALYNNNMVHLPFPMAFFKKLVNINPSLEDLREFSPIEAGSLQYILDYPDDDVENMDMTFSVMWGDVAVELDPKETGKLVTSANKKEFVDTYVNYIFNQSVEVVFEEFRKGFFKVCDKDVVEFFQPEELRGVMVGKENFDWETLKQTLCMKESTMLGIPTSSHSGRCLRN; from the exons ATGACACAGCATAAAGTGGACGTTTCAGCCAGTTCCACTGAAATGCATCTAGGGAGGTATCGACTGGGTG GTAACAGTGTGGTTGCGTTTATCAGAAATAATGGGAGACTAGTGTCTGTCGCACGGATTCAAGAGGACCTAGATGGGAGAAGATTCACAGGGAAACTGA AGAGTGTGACATGTAAGGAGAGGATTCGGGCTCTGAGTTGTGGAGATTCTCATGCTGTTTTACTGTCTGAAGAGGGTCGGGTTCTCTGCTTGGACAAAGCCAACATTCTCAG CCCATTGGGTAACCTATGTAACCGACAGGTAACTCAGGTTGCATGTGGAGACCAGCATTCAATTTTACTAACTCAGG ATGGTCAGGTTTTCACATGGGGTCAGAACACCAGCGGTCAGCTGGGTTTGGGGTGGGGCGAGCCACGCGACATGTCCATGTCCCGCAAGCCCCTGAAGTCTCTATCAGGGATCCCCCTGGTTCAGATCACTGCAGGGGGAGACCACAGCTTCGCTCTGTCCCTTTCTGGAGCTGTGTTCGGCTGGGGCAAGAACACCGCCGGGCAACTGGGACTAGGGGACACAACAA ACAGATGTGCTCCAGCTCCTGTTGTTTGCCTGAATCTGAAGAAGACTGTTTTGATTTCATGTGGAGGAGAACATACTGCCGTTCTGACAAAG GGAGGTGTGGTGTTCACATTTGGTTCAGGCCACTATGGACAGCTTGGACACAACTCTCTCCGAGATGAACTACGACCTCGAGTGGTGGGGCAACTTTGTGGATCAAAGGTGACCCAGATAGCCTGTGGAAG ACACCACACATTAGCATTTGTGGGGCCCTCCAATAAGATGTACTCATTTGGGCGCGGAGAGCAAGGACAGCTGGGAAATGGAGTAAAGATTGATCAGTCTGTGCCCCTTCCAGTACAACTGCCAG ACCAGATTGATGACCAGAAAATTGAACACATTTTTGCTGGAGGAAACCATTCCTTTGCATTGTGCTCTCTTGGTCAG GAGTCTGAAGAAAGGCCTAACAATCTCAGGTCAAGTGTGGGCAAAGTGACACAACAAGCTATAGATGAAGAAATCATTGACAAATGGATCTCGGAATGTGATTCAAAGTCTTGGAAAAAAGGACAGAA GGAAATCACAAAAATGTTTTCTTCTGCATCGTGTTTAAATGGGAGCTTTCTTGATAAAAG TTGTGACAAACATTACCAAACCTCACCAAAACAGTCTGGCCTGGATTATTCACTCGTCCAAGGCGCATTCCGGAAGCTGGCGAAAAAGGGCAAAGTTTTGACTGAG GTTGAAGCTGTTGTCCAGCACACACTACTTCGCTCCCTGTATGAGGAGCCCATTGGAGTGGAGGGCTTGAGGGTCTACCTGGTTCTCCCTGAGCTCCTGAGGGTCCTTCACAAACAGCACAGAAGGACAGATCTCACCGAAGCCGTTGCTGCTGCTATCCTCAGACTGCACCCCGACAAGCTGCAGGTCCTCG GTGACTGCTGGTCCTCATTGAAGCCGTCTGTCATGACCAAGCACATTGGGGTGTGGAAGAAGGCCCTGTCGGGGATTCTGAGGAATGAACATATTCTACGCACTCGTGATACTGGGATCAAGCACCTGCTCCAGGTCCTCGGCCATCTCCACAGA GCAAACCAGAAATCCGTAGAGACCCAGACTGTTCCAGACAGTACCTTTTGTATGGAGGAGGTTCACTTCAATCCCATATTTCTAGAGGAGGATGTAAAGCTTTGGCGTTTATGGTCAAAGCAG GATGTGGATCAGACACCTGCCATCTTTTGTCGTTACCCATTCTTGATGAATCTGCAGAGCAAGATAAACGTTTTTAACATCAACGCCGCACTCACAAAG AATCCCCCTAACAATCGCCAAAGGACTGGCATGTGGCCTTTTGACATGTTCCTCGTGGCGGCGCCTGCTCCGTTCTTTGAGCTGAGGCTGAATAGAGCATCACTCATCGAAGACACTTTCCATCAACTGAGTGTAGCGTATCACAGTACCTTCAAGAGGTCCCTTGTG GTGTATTTCAACGAGGATGTGAAGCTGACAGATGTCTACAAAAGGGACTTCTTTCTCCATTTGTTTGATAAGCTGTTGGTACCCGAGTCTGGGATGTTCATGTACAACGACACCAATACGCTGGCCTGGTTCCCTGCAATG CCTAGAGTGGAGGAGAAGCATTATTTCCTGTTTGGGGTTCTGTGTGGGATGGCCCTGTACAACAACAACATGGTGCACCTCCCCTTCCCCATGGCCTTCTTCAAGAAGCTGGTGAACATCAATCCCTCTTTAGAGGACCTGAGAGAGTTTAGCCCCATTGAAGCAGG GAGTTTGCAGTACATCTTGGATTACCCTGATGATGATGTTGAAAACATGGACATGACTTTCTCA GTGATGTGGGGTGATGTAGCGGTGGAACTTGATCCCAAAGAAACTGGAAAACTCGTCACAAGTGCCAACAA GAAGGAGTTTGTTGACACCTATGTGAACTACATCTTCAACCAGTCAGTAGAGGTGGTGTTTGAAGAGTTCAGGAAAGGCTTCTTCAAGGTGTGTGACAAGGACGTGGTGGAGTTCTTCCAGCCAGAGGAACTGAGGGGAGTGATGGTGGGGAAGGAGAATTTCGACTGGGAAACACTGAAACAG ACTCTGTGTATGAAGGAGAGTACCATGCTGGGCATCCCAACATCGTCACATTCTGGGAGGTGTTTGAGGAACTGA
- the LOC109901115 gene encoding probable E3 ubiquitin-protein ligase HERC3 isoform X3: protein MISWGEDCRNGFGLVKPDGLDTTKTDISCVNLIHLKSKIQALSAGNSVVAFIRNNGRLVSVARIQEDLDGRRFTGKLKSVTCKERIRALSCGDSHAVLLSEEGRVLCLDKANILSPLGNLCNRQVTQVACGDQHSILLTQDGQVFTWGQNTSGQLGLGWGEPRDMSMSRKPLKSLSGIPLVQITAGGDHSFALSLSGAVFGWGKNTAGQLGLGDTTNRCAPAPVVCLNLKKTVLISCGGEHTAVLTKGGVVFTFGSGHYGQLGHNSLRDELRPRVVGQLCGSKVTQIACGRHHTLAFVGPSNKMYSFGRGEQGQLGNGVKIDQSVPLPVQLPDQIDDQKIEHIFAGGNHSFALCSLGQESEERPNNLRSSVGKVTQQAIDEEIIDKWISECDSKSWKKGQKEITKMFSSASCLNGSFLDKSCDKHYQTSPKQSGLDYSLVQGAFRKLAKKGKVLTEVEAVVQHTLLRSLYEEPIGVEGLRVYLVLPELLRVLHKQHRRTDLTEAVAAAILRLHPDKLQVLGDCWSSLKPSVMTKHIGVWKKALSGILRNEHILRTRDTGIKHLLQVLGHLHRANQKSVETQTVPDSTFCMEEVHFNPIFLEEDVKLWRLWSKQDVDQTPAIFCRYPFLMNLQSKINVFNINAALTKNPPNNRQRTGMWPFDMFLVAAPAPFFELRLNRASLIEDTFHQLSVAYHSTFKRSLVVYFNEDVKLTDVYKRDFFLHLFDKLLVPESGMFMYNDTNTLAWFPAMPRVEEKHYFLFGVLCGMALYNNNMVHLPFPMAFFKKLVNINPSLEDLREFSPIEAGSLQYILDYPDDDVENMDMTFSVMWGDVAVELDPKETGKLVTSANKKEFVDTYVNYIFNQSVEVVFEEFRKGFFKVCDKDVVEFFQPEELRGVMVGKENFDWETLKQNTVYEGEYHAGHPNIVTFWEVFEELTEDQKKAFLLFLTGCDRVPILAAHLPLQRDTTEQAYRSCWPQQRFQE from the exons ATGATTTCATGGGGAGAGGATTGTCGTAATGGCTTTGGTTTAGTGAAGCCGGATGGTTTAGATACGACCAAAACGGATATTAGTTGCGTTAATTTGATACACCTTAAATCTAAAATTCAGGCTCTGTCCGCAGGTAACAGTGTGGTTGCGTTTATCAGAAATAATGGGAGACTAGTGTCTGTCGCACGGATTCAAGAGGACCTAGATGGGAGAAGATTCACAGGGAAACTGA AGAGTGTGACATGTAAGGAGAGGATTCGGGCTCTGAGTTGTGGAGATTCTCATGCTGTTTTACTGTCTGAAGAGGGTCGGGTTCTCTGCTTGGACAAAGCCAACATTCTCAG CCCATTGGGTAACCTATGTAACCGACAGGTAACTCAGGTTGCATGTGGAGACCAGCATTCAATTTTACTAACTCAGG ATGGTCAGGTTTTCACATGGGGTCAGAACACCAGCGGTCAGCTGGGTTTGGGGTGGGGCGAGCCACGCGACATGTCCATGTCCCGCAAGCCCCTGAAGTCTCTATCAGGGATCCCCCTGGTTCAGATCACTGCAGGGGGAGACCACAGCTTCGCTCTGTCCCTTTCTGGAGCTGTGTTCGGCTGGGGCAAGAACACCGCCGGGCAACTGGGACTAGGGGACACAACAA ACAGATGTGCTCCAGCTCCTGTTGTTTGCCTGAATCTGAAGAAGACTGTTTTGATTTCATGTGGAGGAGAACATACTGCCGTTCTGACAAAG GGAGGTGTGGTGTTCACATTTGGTTCAGGCCACTATGGACAGCTTGGACACAACTCTCTCCGAGATGAACTACGACCTCGAGTGGTGGGGCAACTTTGTGGATCAAAGGTGACCCAGATAGCCTGTGGAAG ACACCACACATTAGCATTTGTGGGGCCCTCCAATAAGATGTACTCATTTGGGCGCGGAGAGCAAGGACAGCTGGGAAATGGAGTAAAGATTGATCAGTCTGTGCCCCTTCCAGTACAACTGCCAG ACCAGATTGATGACCAGAAAATTGAACACATTTTTGCTGGAGGAAACCATTCCTTTGCATTGTGCTCTCTTGGTCAG GAGTCTGAAGAAAGGCCTAACAATCTCAGGTCAAGTGTGGGCAAAGTGACACAACAAGCTATAGATGAAGAAATCATTGACAAATGGATCTCGGAATGTGATTCAAAGTCTTGGAAAAAAGGACAGAA GGAAATCACAAAAATGTTTTCTTCTGCATCGTGTTTAAATGGGAGCTTTCTTGATAAAAG TTGTGACAAACATTACCAAACCTCACCAAAACAGTCTGGCCTGGATTATTCACTCGTCCAAGGCGCATTCCGGAAGCTGGCGAAAAAGGGCAAAGTTTTGACTGAG GTTGAAGCTGTTGTCCAGCACACACTACTTCGCTCCCTGTATGAGGAGCCCATTGGAGTGGAGGGCTTGAGGGTCTACCTGGTTCTCCCTGAGCTCCTGAGGGTCCTTCACAAACAGCACAGAAGGACAGATCTCACCGAAGCCGTTGCTGCTGCTATCCTCAGACTGCACCCCGACAAGCTGCAGGTCCTCG GTGACTGCTGGTCCTCATTGAAGCCGTCTGTCATGACCAAGCACATTGGGGTGTGGAAGAAGGCCCTGTCGGGGATTCTGAGGAATGAACATATTCTACGCACTCGTGATACTGGGATCAAGCACCTGCTCCAGGTCCTCGGCCATCTCCACAGA GCAAACCAGAAATCCGTAGAGACCCAGACTGTTCCAGACAGTACCTTTTGTATGGAGGAGGTTCACTTCAATCCCATATTTCTAGAGGAGGATGTAAAGCTTTGGCGTTTATGGTCAAAGCAG GATGTGGATCAGACACCTGCCATCTTTTGTCGTTACCCATTCTTGATGAATCTGCAGAGCAAGATAAACGTTTTTAACATCAACGCCGCACTCACAAAG AATCCCCCTAACAATCGCCAAAGGACTGGCATGTGGCCTTTTGACATGTTCCTCGTGGCGGCGCCTGCTCCGTTCTTTGAGCTGAGGCTGAATAGAGCATCACTCATCGAAGACACTTTCCATCAACTGAGTGTAGCGTATCACAGTACCTTCAAGAGGTCCCTTGTG GTGTATTTCAACGAGGATGTGAAGCTGACAGATGTCTACAAAAGGGACTTCTTTCTCCATTTGTTTGATAAGCTGTTGGTACCCGAGTCTGGGATGTTCATGTACAACGACACCAATACGCTGGCCTGGTTCCCTGCAATG CCTAGAGTGGAGGAGAAGCATTATTTCCTGTTTGGGGTTCTGTGTGGGATGGCCCTGTACAACAACAACATGGTGCACCTCCCCTTCCCCATGGCCTTCTTCAAGAAGCTGGTGAACATCAATCCCTCTTTAGAGGACCTGAGAGAGTTTAGCCCCATTGAAGCAGG GAGTTTGCAGTACATCTTGGATTACCCTGATGATGATGTTGAAAACATGGACATGACTTTCTCA GTGATGTGGGGTGATGTAGCGGTGGAACTTGATCCCAAAGAAACTGGAAAACTCGTCACAAGTGCCAACAA GAAGGAGTTTGTTGACACCTATGTGAACTACATCTTCAACCAGTCAGTAGAGGTGGTGTTTGAAGAGTTCAGGAAAGGCTTCTTCAAGGTGTGTGACAAGGACGTGGTGGAGTTCTTCCAGCCAGAGGAACTGAGGGGAGTGATGGTGGGGAAGGAGAATTTCGACTGGGAAACACTGAAACAG
- the LOC109901112 gene encoding T-cell ecto-ADP-ribosyltransferase 2-like, which yields MQGQREKTFILILVAVLSHRVTQAKVMDMVPNAVDDQYTHCREQMLKKVVEGGLLEEELKNSKTYSDAWGAKQCTKLLPGGVKQHTDALVAYGHGGNEFRNMFNQAVETQGGNVTVYNGNFQFKSLHFLLMDAMRLLKTENCQTVFRGSSKEYEAQVGSEVRFGRFTTTKAKRSDAEESASDNGILFNIISCTVVNIDEYTCFSDSIDQLISPAEVFRVAEVKNVRNKDHEYREIVLTSSRTHSIDSIRDCYLFPRSPTSTSPPSITPKGSSTQWLGSSLSVLVVVSLSISLITRTDDL from the exons ATGCAGggccagagagagaagacattcaTATTGATCCTCGTTGCTGTGCTCTCTCACAGG GTGACTCAGGCAAAGGTAATGGACATGGTTCCTAATGCCGTGGATGACCAGTACACTCACTGTCGGGAGCAGATGTTGAAGAAGGTTGTGGAAGGGGGTCTGCTGGAAGAAGAACTGAAAAACAGTAAAACGTATAGTGATGCCTGGGGGGCAAAGCAGTGTACAAAGTTACTCCCGGGAGGCGTCAAGCAACACACGGATGCATTAGTGGCTTATGGACATGGGGGAAATGAGTTCAGAAATATGTTCAACCAAGCAGTGGAGACTCAGGGTGGGAATGTCACTGTCTATAACGGCAACTTCCAGTTCAAATCCCTCCACTTCCTTCTAATGGATGCCATGAGGCTTTTGAAGACTGAGAACTGCCAAACTGTGTTTCGTGGCTCAAGCAAAGAGTATGAGGCACAAGTAGGGTCAGAAGTGCGATTTGGGAGGTTTACCACAACCAAGGCCAAGCGTTCCGATGCGGAGGAATCTGCTTCAGACAATGGGATCCTTTTCAACATTATTTCCTGCACTGTAGTCAACATTGATGAGTACACTTGCTTCTCAGACAGCATTGATCAGCTGATATCCCCAGCAGAGGTGTTTAGGGTGGCTGAGGTAAAGAATGTAAGAAATAAAGATCACGAGTACAGAGAGATCGTTTTGACAAGTTCAAGGACTCACAGCATTGACAGCATCCGCGACTGTTACCTCTTTCCCAG ATCTCCTACAAGTACGAGTCCTCCATCAATCACCCCCAAAGGCTCCTCTACTCAATGGCTTGGCAGTAGCCTGTCTGTTCTTGTggttgtatctctctctatctccctgatCACCAGGACTGATGATCTCTGA